The Palleronia sp. THAF1 genome window below encodes:
- a CDS encoding molybdopterin-binding protein produces the protein MDFGEVPLDRAEGAILAHSLRLEGGRIRKGRVLSAEDIVVLRSAGVGSVVAASLAAGDLTEDAAAARIAAALVPDPKAAGLRVTEASTGRVNFYATGPGILGLDTDALHALNLLDPTVTVATLAPFARVEAGTMVATVKIISYAVDGAVIDQAAALCANALTRIPVKLRDATLIITDLGQGPGKGEAAIATRLDRLGMALAGVEVVPHDAPSIATALAGVDSDLALLLTASATSDIRDVGPEGLVRAGGRMTRFGMPVDPGNLLFYGDLGGRPVIGLPGCARSPALNGADWVLERLCCGLVPTGAEIAAMGVGGLLKESPARPHPRAG, from the coding sequence ATGGACTTCGGAGAGGTCCCGCTGGATCGAGCAGAGGGCGCAATCCTCGCTCATTCGCTTCGCCTCGAAGGCGGGCGCATCCGGAAGGGGCGGGTCTTGAGCGCAGAGGATATCGTGGTGCTTCGCTCGGCCGGCGTGGGTTCTGTCGTCGCGGCGTCGTTGGCCGCCGGGGATCTGACCGAAGACGCTGCCGCCGCGCGCATCGCCGCAGCGCTCGTCCCCGATCCCAAGGCCGCTGGGCTGCGTGTGACAGAGGCCAGCACGGGACGCGTGAACTTCTACGCCACTGGGCCGGGCATTCTGGGATTGGACACCGATGCGTTGCATGCGCTGAACCTATTAGACCCGACGGTCACGGTGGCCACGTTGGCGCCCTTTGCACGGGTAGAGGCAGGCACCATGGTCGCGACGGTCAAGATCATCTCTTATGCGGTTGACGGCGCAGTGATCGATCAGGCGGCTGCGCTATGCGCCAACGCCCTGACGCGCATCCCGGTGAAGCTGCGCGATGCCACACTGATCATCACCGATCTGGGGCAGGGGCCGGGCAAAGGCGAGGCCGCCATCGCGACCCGGCTCGACCGGCTGGGGATGGCGTTGGCGGGGGTAGAGGTCGTGCCCCACGATGCGCCGTCCATCGCCACCGCACTTGCCGGGGTGGACAGCGATCTGGCCTTGCTGCTGACGGCCTCGGCCACCTCTGACATTCGCGATGTGGGGCCAGAGGGGCTGGTGCGAGCCGGTGGTCGCATGACCCGCTTCGGGATGCCCGTCGATCCCGGCAACCTGCTGTTCTACGGCGATCTTGGCGGGCGTCCGGTCATCGGTCTGCCCGGCTGCGCGCGCTCGCCTGCGCTGAACGGTGCCGATTGGGTGTTGGAACGACTGTGCTGCGGGTTGGTGCCGACAGGCGCAGAGATCGCGGCCATGGGCGTGGGCGGGCTACTGAAGGAAAGCCCGGCGCGTCCGCATCCACGGGCCGGATAG
- the infC gene encoding translation initiation factor IF-3, whose product MARRPHNAPPQRDTGPRVNGRIRASEIRLIGAEGENVGVVTPERAMQMAEDVGLDLVEISPNATPPVCKIMDFGKFKYETQKKEAEARKKQKIIEVKEVKFRPNTDTHDYEVKMRNVFKFLENGDKVKVTLRFRGREMAHQNLGRELLERVAEDTKEIGKVENFPKMEGRQMVMMIGPSTK is encoded by the coding sequence ATCGCCCGCAGACCACACAACGCGCCGCCACAGCGCGATACCGGCCCCCGCGTCAACGGACGCATCCGGGCCTCCGAGATCCGGCTGATCGGCGCAGAAGGCGAGAACGTCGGCGTCGTAACGCCCGAGCGCGCCATGCAGATGGCAGAGGATGTCGGTCTCGACCTGGTCGAGATCTCGCCCAATGCGACGCCGCCGGTCTGCAAGATCATGGATTTCGGCAAATTCAAGTACGAGACCCAGAAGAAAGAGGCCGAGGCCCGCAAGAAGCAGAAGATCATTGAGGTGAAGGAGGTGAAGTTCCGCCCCAACACCGATACGCACGACTATGAAGTCAAAATGCGGAACGTCTTCAAATTTTTGGAAAACGGCGACAAGGTGAAGGTCACCCTGCGGTTCCGTGGCCGCGAAATGGCGCACCAGAACCTGGGCCGTGAGCTGCTGGAGCGGGTCGCGGAAGATACCAAGGAAATCGGCAAGGTCGAGAACTTCCCGAAGATGGAAGGCCGCCAGATGGTCATGATGATCGGACCGTCGACGAAATAA
- a CDS encoding ferredoxin--NADP reductase, whose protein sequence is MNDMTLSTQAKPKALPDAQTVLSVTHWTDRLFSFRVARPASLRFRSGEFVMIGLLKDDGKPLLRAYSIASPAWDDELEFYSIKVQDGPLTSRLQHIQPGDQIIMRPKPVGTLVHDALLPGNRLWFFSTGTGIAPFASLIREPQTYEDYDQVILTHTCRDVAELEYGRQLVEQVKSDEMMCELTEGGVNKLVYYPTTTREESPKMGRVTDLLKSGEIFRDLGIDGITAETDRAMVCGSMGLNTDLKEILEGFGLREGANSDPAEYVVEKAFVG, encoded by the coding sequence ATGAACGACATGACCCTTTCGACCCAAGCCAAGCCCAAGGCCCTGCCCGACGCGCAGACCGTCCTTAGCGTGACCCACTGGACCGACCGTCTGTTCTCGTTCCGCGTGGCCCGCCCCGCATCTCTTCGTTTCCGTTCGGGCGAGTTCGTGATGATCGGACTGTTGAAGGATGACGGCAAACCGCTGCTGCGCGCATATTCCATCGCCTCGCCTGCGTGGGACGACGAGTTGGAGTTCTATTCGATCAAGGTGCAGGACGGCCCGCTGACCAGCCGCCTGCAACATATCCAGCCGGGCGATCAGATCATCATGCGGCCAAAACCTGTGGGCACGCTGGTCCACGACGCTTTGCTGCCTGGCAACCGGCTGTGGTTTTTCTCGACCGGCACCGGCATCGCGCCCTTCGCGTCGCTTATCCGTGAGCCGCAGACCTACGAGGACTACGATCAGGTTATCCTGACCCACACCTGCCGCGACGTGGCCGAACTGGAATACGGGCGGCAACTGGTCGAGCAGGTAAAATCGGACGAGATGATGTGCGAATTGACGGAAGGTGGCGTGAACAAGCTGGTCTATTATCCAACCACGACCCGCGAAGAGAGCCCGAAGATGGGCCGCGTTACCGATCTGCTGAAGTCGGGCGAGATCTTCCGCGATCTGGGAATTGACGGCATCACTGCAGAAACGGACCGCGCGATGGTCTGTGGCTCCATGGGGCTGAACACCGATCTGAAGGAGATCCTGGAAGGGTTCGGTCTTCGCGAAGGCGCCAACAGCGATCCGGCAGAGTACGTCGTGGAAAAGGCCTTCGTCGGATAG
- a CDS encoding DUF934 domain-containing protein, whose product MSVIVTDTGFAADDWDAGYTLIQNHPSDEAGRGLALDLPSDTDPTQLADKLDGVAMIRVDFPSFADGRGFTIARHLRRLGYDGRLRAKGHVIADQYAMARRSGFDEVEIDDDLAARQPEAQWRARADWQAHSYQNRLRG is encoded by the coding sequence ATGAGCGTAATCGTCACCGATACGGGCTTTGCGGCCGACGACTGGGATGCGGGCTATACCCTGATCCAGAACCACCCCAGTGACGAGGCCGGTCGCGGTCTGGCGTTGGATTTACCATCGGACACCGACCCCACGCAACTGGCCGACAAGCTGGACGGCGTCGCGATGATCCGCGTCGATTTCCCCAGTTTCGCAGACGGACGTGGCTTTACCATCGCGCGTCACTTGCGGCGGCTGGGATACGACGGACGGCTGCGCGCCAAGGGGCACGTGATCGCTGACCAATATGCCATGGCGCGCCGCTCCGGCTTCGACGAGGTCGAGATCGACGACGATCTGGCCGCGCGCCAGCCCGAAGCCCAGTGGCGCGCGCGCGCCGACTGGCAGGCGCACAGCTATCAGAACCGTCTGCGCGGCTGA
- a CDS encoding phosphoadenylyl-sulfate reductase, which produces MRHEAFDQSVSDRVVALNKSYAHHAAIDVLRHALKDAQVGRVAMVSSFGAESVALLHLVALVDPKTPVLFLQTEMLFPETLEYQQTVAKRLGLEDVRLIHPDEDDKARMDPDGLLHRTDPDACCNFRKTVPLANALNGFDAWITGRKRFQGGKRADLEFFEEEPGTGRIKINPLVHWERDGVREYMVNNRLPRHPLVAQGYPSIGCKPCTSKVAPGEDERAGRWRDTDKEECGIHFVNGKMVRIGAGEQA; this is translated from the coding sequence ATGCGGCATGAAGCCTTCGACCAATCGGTAAGCGACCGTGTCGTAGCTCTGAACAAGAGCTACGCGCACCACGCCGCCATCGACGTGCTGCGCCATGCGCTGAAGGACGCGCAAGTCGGTCGCGTGGCGATGGTGTCGTCCTTCGGCGCCGAATCCGTCGCACTGCTGCACCTTGTGGCTCTCGTCGATCCCAAGACGCCTGTGCTGTTTCTGCAAACCGAAATGCTGTTCCCCGAAACGCTGGAGTATCAGCAAACGGTGGCAAAGCGGCTGGGGCTGGAAGACGTGCGCCTGATCCACCCGGATGAGGATGACAAGGCGCGCATGGACCCGGACGGACTGCTGCACCGGACCGACCCCGACGCCTGCTGCAACTTCCGAAAGACCGTGCCGCTGGCCAATGCCCTGAACGGGTTTGACGCCTGGATTACGGGCCGCAAGCGGTTCCAAGGCGGCAAGCGCGCCGATCTGGAGTTCTTCGAGGAAGAACCGGGCACCGGTCGTATCAAGATCAACCCGCTCGTCCATTGGGAGCGCGACGGGGTTCGCGAGTACATGGTGAACAACCGCCTGCCCCGGCACCCGCTAGTGGCACAGGGCTATCCGTCCATCGGTTGCAAGCCCTGCACGTCCAAGGTCGCTCCGGGAGAGGACGAACGCGCCGGACGCTGGCGCGACACCGACAAGGAAGAATGCGGTATCCACTTCGTGAACGGCAAGATGGTCCGCATCGGCGCAGGAGAACAGGCATGA